One window of Phycisphaeraceae bacterium genomic DNA carries:
- a CDS encoding homogentisate 1,2-dioxygenase: MAYYTKLGLLPQKRHVQFRRPDGVLYSEELFGTEGFTGPTSTMYHIHPPTQVYGWKKLYSTAVEYVEQDVMRMRHTMTGGQRMAPKGDWVTGRVVLYGNSDCEMAVCNPAEQMKYHYKNGQGDECLFVHFGSGVCHTMMGTLKFGPKDYIIIPKGVIYTIIWDKRKNGPDGKPTDGGPSIQNTPYGRVLLIETANGSHIGPPPRYVSKQTAQFLEHSPYCERDLKIPEYPLTWDEKGEFEVRIKARDLVHSYMYHYHPLDVVGWDGCYYPYIFNIDDFAPITGKLHMPPPIHQTFEAHNFVICSFCPRMLDYHPQAIKVPYNHSNLDSDEVLYYVEGNFGSRKGIEVGSLTAHPQGIPHGPHPGTIEASLSATYTGELAVMCDTFRPLHPTKAALKMDDEKYPASWQGEHFPGLTSGQIKIASSESSNGHASGSGEKVPVFEHRSEANVWAPNTPSSSLTKTNGHTLANGKSKQPASKTGANKGSKKASSSKK, encoded by the coding sequence ATGGCGTACTACACCAAGCTCGGCCTGCTCCCGCAGAAGCGCCACGTCCAGTTCCGACGCCCTGACGGGGTGCTGTACTCCGAAGAGCTGTTCGGCACGGAGGGGTTCACGGGGCCGACGAGCACGATGTACCACATCCACCCGCCCACGCAGGTCTACGGCTGGAAGAAGCTGTACTCGACGGCCGTTGAGTACGTCGAGCAGGATGTGATGCGGATGCGTCACACCATGACCGGCGGCCAGCGCATGGCCCCGAAGGGCGACTGGGTCACGGGGCGCGTGGTGCTGTATGGCAACAGCGACTGCGAGATGGCCGTCTGCAATCCCGCCGAGCAGATGAAGTACCACTACAAGAACGGCCAGGGCGACGAGTGCCTCTTCGTTCACTTCGGCTCCGGCGTCTGCCACACCATGATGGGCACACTCAAGTTCGGCCCGAAGGACTACATCATCATTCCCAAGGGCGTGATCTACACGATCATCTGGGACAAGCGGAAGAACGGCCCGGACGGAAAGCCGACAGATGGCGGGCCATCGATCCAGAACACGCCATACGGTCGCGTCCTGCTCATTGAGACGGCGAACGGATCGCACATCGGCCCGCCCCCGAGGTATGTGTCGAAGCAAACCGCCCAGTTTCTCGAGCACTCGCCCTACTGCGAGCGTGATCTGAAGATCCCCGAGTACCCGCTGACATGGGACGAGAAGGGCGAGTTCGAGGTGCGGATCAAGGCCCGCGACCTCGTTCACTCGTACATGTACCACTACCACCCGCTCGACGTCGTCGGGTGGGACGGATGCTACTACCCCTACATCTTCAACATCGACGACTTTGCGCCGATCACCGGCAAGCTCCACATGCCGCCGCCGATCCATCAGACGTTCGAGGCCCACAACTTCGTCATCTGCTCGTTCTGTCCGCGGATGCTGGACTACCACCCGCAGGCGATCAAGGTGCCGTACAACCACTCGAACCTCGACTCGGACGAAGTGCTCTACTACGTCGAGGGGAACTTCGGCAGCCGCAAGGGGATCGAGGTCGGCTCGCTGACGGCGCATCCGCAGGGGATTCCGCACGGCCCGCACCCCGGCACGATCGAGGCCTCGCTCAGCGCGACCTACACGGGCGAACTGGCGGTGATGTGCGACACCTTCCGGCCGCTCCATCCGACCAAGGCCGCGCTGAAGATGGACGATGAAAAGTACCCCGCCTCGTGGCAGGGCGAGCACTTCCCCGGCTTGACCTCAGGGCAGATCAAGATCGCGTCATCCGAGTCTTCCAACGGCCACGCGTCAGGAAGCGGCGAGAAGGTGCCCGTCTTCGAGCATCGCTCCGAAGCAAACGTGTGGGCTCCCAACACGCCGTCCTCGTCTCTCACCAAGACAAACGGGCACACGCTCGCCAACGGAAAGTCCAAGCAGCCCGCATCGAAGACGGGCGCAAACAAGGGCTCGAAGAAGGCCTCGTCATCCAAAAAGTGA
- the gmhA gene encoding D-sedoheptulose 7-phosphate isomerase → MLESLKSAQRTLQEFCSDGENSARISGIAGLLAGRFREGGKVLICGNGGSLADAVHFAEELTGRFRDDRPALPAIAIAEPGHITCTANDYGFERIFSRAVEALGREGDVLIALSTSGNSANIVLAVEAARSRKMATVALLGRGGGRLKGVCDHEIIAPGLTADRIQEIHMLVLHILVELVEVELGYARK, encoded by the coding sequence ATGCTCGAATCCCTCAAATCTGCTCAACGAACGCTGCAAGAGTTCTGCTCGGACGGCGAGAATTCCGCGCGCATCTCCGGCATCGCGGGGTTGCTCGCGGGACGCTTCAGGGAGGGTGGCAAGGTCCTGATCTGCGGCAATGGCGGATCGCTCGCTGATGCGGTCCACTTCGCTGAAGAACTCACGGGTAGGTTCCGCGACGATCGCCCCGCGCTCCCCGCGATCGCGATTGCCGAGCCAGGTCACATCACCTGCACAGCGAATGACTACGGGTTCGAGCGGATTTTCAGCCGCGCGGTAGAAGCTCTCGGCCGCGAGGGTGATGTTCTGATCGCGCTCTCGACAAGCGGGAACTCGGCAAACATCGTGCTCGCGGTGGAGGCGGCGCGGTCGCGGAAGATGGCGACGGTGGCTCTGCTGGGACGGGGTGGCGGACGGCTGAAGGGCGTGTGTGACCACGAGATCATCGCGCCCGGCTTGACCGCAGACCGGATCCAGGAGATCCATATGCTGGTCTTGCACATTCTGGTTGAGTTGGTCGAGGTCGAACTCGGCTATGCGAGGAAGTGA
- a CDS encoding glycogen debranching enzyme family protein, whose amino-acid sequence MTRRESPARRASEGVDGKTTMQGQSCAIDDRSEWIEPDGLGGYASGTATGINTRRYHALLLASARPPVDRYVLVNTLEAWIECGTSVYPLTSQRYAPGITHPLGTTPIRGFSIDPWPTWDIQPAPGVRIRHERLVRHGEPTTLLTWSLIDSDCSAQLVVRLLMSGRDYHSLHHANAAFRFDSDIWGGRIQWEPYAGIPPIVAITNGDYEHRPDWYRGFQYEEERSRGQDCVEDLASPGVLRWDLSQGPAVLALSAKVDDEPHEWTPKAAVLLADRIKQAERTRRAAFNGSLHRAADAYIVVRQPSPEVRAGKTIIAGYPWFTDWGRDTFISLRGLCLARGAERLDDARDILLTWAALVSEGMLPNRLPDHGTEPEYNAADASLWFVLAAGAYLGVSREPKHAGAESRKTIIRAIREIVEGYSKGTRYGIGLDQDGLIRAGVAGVQLTWMDAKVGDWVVTPRIGKPVELQALWLNALRVYAEVSGAEHPAFASGMESFAERYWDEQRGWLCDVVDVDHKPGALDESLRPNQLYAVGGLPLALVDESICARVVERVERALMTPKGPRSLAPDDPGYRGRYEGDLWARDGAYHMGTVWPYLIGPFVDAWVRSRGGTPESKREARERFLDPLLASMACDGLGHISEIADGDPPHTGRGCPFQAWSVAEALRLDRDVLCIEEAAIGKRAKDERKVPERRIVPERR is encoded by the coding sequence ATGACCCGCAGAGAGAGTCCAGCCCGCCGAGCGAGCGAGGGCGTCGATGGCAAGACCACGATGCAGGGGCAATCGTGCGCGATCGACGACCGTTCGGAGTGGATCGAGCCGGATGGCTTGGGCGGGTATGCCTCTGGCACCGCGACCGGCATCAATACACGCCGATACCACGCGCTGCTCTTGGCATCGGCTCGACCGCCGGTTGATCGCTATGTACTCGTGAACACGCTCGAGGCGTGGATCGAGTGCGGCACATCGGTCTATCCGCTGACATCGCAGCGGTACGCGCCGGGTATCACCCACCCGCTTGGCACGACACCGATTCGGGGGTTCAGCATCGATCCGTGGCCGACGTGGGACATTCAGCCCGCGCCCGGAGTGCGCATCAGGCACGAGCGTTTGGTTCGCCACGGCGAGCCCACGACACTGCTGACATGGTCGCTCATCGACTCGGACTGTTCCGCCCAACTTGTCGTGAGACTGTTGATGAGCGGGCGCGACTATCACTCGCTTCACCATGCCAACGCCGCGTTCCGCTTCGATTCGGACATCTGGGGTGGCAGGATCCAGTGGGAGCCGTACGCTGGTATTCCGCCGATCGTGGCGATCACGAACGGTGACTATGAGCATCGACCCGATTGGTATCGCGGCTTTCAGTACGAAGAAGAGCGGTCGCGGGGCCAGGACTGCGTCGAGGATCTCGCTTCTCCGGGTGTGCTGCGCTGGGATCTGTCTCAAGGGCCTGCTGTGCTCGCGCTCTCGGCAAAGGTCGATGACGAGCCCCACGAGTGGACACCGAAGGCCGCTGTCCTGCTCGCTGATCGCATCAAGCAGGCGGAACGGACTCGCCGCGCAGCGTTCAACGGGTCGCTGCATCGAGCCGCGGACGCCTACATCGTTGTTCGACAGCCCTCACCCGAGGTTCGCGCCGGCAAGACGATCATCGCGGGGTATCCATGGTTCACGGACTGGGGTCGTGACACGTTCATCTCTTTGAGAGGGCTTTGCCTGGCGCGTGGCGCTGAGCGGCTCGACGATGCACGCGACATTCTGCTGACCTGGGCGGCTCTTGTCTCAGAGGGGATGCTGCCCAATCGCCTTCCCGACCACGGGACGGAGCCGGAGTACAACGCGGCGGACGCTTCGCTCTGGTTCGTTCTCGCGGCGGGTGCGTATCTCGGCGTTTCCAGAGAGCCGAAGCATGCCGGAGCGGAAAGCCGCAAGACGATCATCCGGGCGATCAGAGAGATCGTGGAGGGGTACTCAAAGGGCACACGGTACGGCATCGGGCTCGATCAAGACGGCCTCATCCGGGCAGGCGTCGCGGGCGTTCAACTGACGTGGATGGATGCGAAGGTGGGCGACTGGGTCGTGACGCCTCGTATCGGCAAGCCCGTCGAACTCCAGGCGCTCTGGCTCAACGCGCTGCGTGTCTATGCAGAGGTATCGGGCGCGGAACACCCCGCGTTCGCGAGTGGGATGGAGTCATTCGCCGAGCGGTACTGGGATGAGCAGCGGGGGTGGCTCTGCGATGTCGTCGATGTCGATCACAAGCCGGGTGCTCTGGACGAGTCGTTGAGGCCGAACCAGCTCTACGCGGTGGGGGGGCTCCCGCTCGCGCTCGTCGATGAGTCGATCTGCGCTCGCGTTGTAGAGCGCGTGGAACGCGCCCTGATGACGCCGAAAGGCCCTCGTTCCCTCGCTCCGGATGATCCGGGCTATCGGGGTCGGTACGAGGGAGACCTCTGGGCGCGCGACGGTGCCTACCACATGGGCACGGTCTGGCCCTATCTGATCGGGCCATTCGTCGACGCGTGGGTTCGTTCGAGGGGCGGCACGCCCGAATCCAAGCGCGAGGCGCGGGAGCGATTCCTCGATCCACTCCTCGCGAGCATGGCGTGCGACGGTCTGGGGCACATCAGCGAGATCGCCGATGGCGATCCTCCACACACCGGGCGTGGATGTCCTTTCCAGGCCTGGTCGGTTGCCGAGGCCCTCCGCCTTGATCGGGATGTGCTGTGCATTGAGGAGGCGGCTATCGGCAAGCGAGCGAAGGACGAGCGGAAAGTCCCTGAGAGACGGATAGTCCCTGAGAGACGGTGA
- the lptD gene encoding LPS assembly protein LptD, with protein MPPRSRLITTLARSMPLFVGLAVGLEMGVVALAQPIDAAVPPQADGSRITGRSFAGIRLPLAAVSGPVEFRGQRIWTWSEPSESAGFGEAGLGPVTRVLLKGDVRVVLGTYEFDAKGAAVWIQKLRPDSVTPEGTYQVYVYFDHVRTPAADAVFAVSADRLPVRGVITTDAVSLKGDRIDRSRPSDLLIAEGESTLREQLVAIVSPPRPIPPPLRRPAREGDVVDGPAERLAGGDDALLPPPGGREPVEPDPSRGQEPSGVPAPRSRVLPPARQVAEIPPSDIGPVVEAVDALGPGERSEAIAPGKGLITFSTGRAGDVSIVTSEEENVVVFSSPLVVQYTDRAGGRSIQISADRGVAFLKPGPLTQLATVDADTVRGVYLEGGVQVIGERPSGRGSDRYMFRGPSMFYDFQADRAITLDAMFWTYDSERSLPLYVRAKALKQESANQWSVQSAKAANTAFLNPQLSLGTSSITISRRETPAGSETYADARNITGNIGFMPVFWFPRYRGDPSSIPIREVALDGSSGSGGAIKTTWDAYALLGLERTSGVDAEIALDYYFERGPAIGSTIDWDTASTQGSMFGYLVAMDMGQDTLKGGAKKDFDEETRGMLLIEHRWEINDQWSVLLDGAFISDETFIDGYFESMGETRREFASSATARRLGENSLLTIQAKGNINDFIANEYLTQSQGYNVSKLPEATYVRVADDLLPNIAPGLLSYHSEYRLGRMSMRFSESTGRDLGYSTVAKSQRAFGFGPDASFADTLEDAGYTEDAVMRLDSRHEIDTRLRFGAINVQPFMVGRVTAYDDSFDEFSPGNDDETRLWGSVGARASTSFQRVNNRIDSAFFDIHRVRHIVEPKVTFWTAGTNTEASNLPVYDGTVEDLANGTAMRLGLDQTWQTQRGGAGRWHTVDFLTLDVEYATFSDDADRKSPIRRFIDYRPEYSQPGEFFQIDATWQVTSAVGIGGNMIYDLELNQPARESAGVTLQHNPDLTSYLEMRYINVEDTTFVNAGAIARVTQKYMVGVNVAYDTERGDFQTTSLTVYREMQSLILQGRIGYNNITGETSGGINIFPVGTKGRGLPVQAVGATDVRYLERETVVR; from the coding sequence GTGCCTCCCCGTTCTCGATTGATCACAACGCTCGCCCGGTCTATGCCGCTCTTTGTCGGTCTGGCGGTCGGTCTTGAGATGGGTGTCGTTGCCCTCGCTCAGCCGATCGATGCTGCGGTGCCGCCGCAGGCGGATGGATCTCGCATCACCGGGCGCTCGTTCGCGGGGATTCGTCTGCCGCTCGCGGCGGTCTCTGGACCTGTCGAGTTCAGGGGGCAGCGGATCTGGACCTGGTCAGAGCCGAGCGAGTCAGCCGGTTTCGGCGAAGCGGGCTTGGGTCCGGTGACGCGGGTGCTGCTCAAGGGTGACGTCCGTGTCGTGCTCGGTACATACGAGTTCGACGCCAAGGGGGCCGCGGTCTGGATCCAGAAACTCCGCCCGGACAGCGTCACCCCCGAAGGGACGTATCAGGTTTATGTGTACTTCGACCATGTGCGCACGCCCGCGGCCGATGCCGTGTTCGCCGTCTCGGCGGATCGGCTTCCGGTTCGGGGCGTGATCACGACCGATGCCGTCTCCCTCAAGGGGGACCGGATCGATCGTTCCAGACCGAGTGATCTCCTGATCGCTGAGGGCGAGTCGACGCTGCGTGAGCAACTTGTCGCGATCGTCTCGCCGCCTCGCCCGATCCCGCCACCTCTGCGGAGGCCGGCGCGTGAGGGCGATGTTGTCGATGGTCCGGCAGAGCGGCTCGCGGGGGGCGACGATGCGCTTCTCCCTCCTCCTGGCGGTCGTGAGCCGGTCGAGCCGGACCCAAGCCGAGGTCAGGAGCCGTCCGGGGTTCCTGCGCCGCGGTCCCGCGTGCTGCCTCCGGCGCGTCAGGTCGCAGAGATACCTCCATCGGACATTGGTCCGGTCGTCGAGGCGGTCGATGCGCTCGGACCGGGGGAGCGGTCAGAGGCGATCGCGCCGGGCAAGGGGCTCATCACGTTTTCGACGGGGCGAGCAGGCGATGTGTCGATCGTCACGAGCGAAGAAGAGAATGTCGTTGTCTTCTCGTCGCCTCTCGTCGTGCAGTACACGGATCGGGCCGGGGGCAGGTCGATTCAGATCAGCGCGGATCGCGGCGTGGCGTTCCTGAAGCCGGGCCCGTTGACCCAACTCGCGACCGTTGACGCGGACACCGTCCGGGGCGTCTATCTCGAAGGGGGCGTGCAGGTGATCGGTGAACGCCCATCCGGGCGCGGGTCCGATCGCTACATGTTCCGCGGCCCGTCGATGTTCTACGACTTCCAGGCCGATCGCGCGATCACGCTCGACGCGATGTTCTGGACCTATGACTCGGAGCGTTCCTTGCCCTTGTATGTGCGGGCGAAGGCGCTCAAACAGGAATCTGCGAACCAGTGGAGCGTGCAGAGCGCGAAGGCCGCGAACACGGCGTTTCTGAATCCTCAGTTGTCGCTCGGCACGTCCAGCATCACCATCTCAAGACGCGAGACTCCGGCCGGCTCGGAGACGTATGCGGACGCGAGAAACATCACCGGCAACATCGGGTTCATGCCGGTCTTCTGGTTCCCTCGATACCGAGGTGATCCGTCCTCGATCCCGATCCGCGAGGTCGCGCTCGACGGCTCGTCTGGTTCCGGCGGCGCGATCAAGACGACATGGGACGCCTACGCGCTGCTCGGTCTCGAACGCACCTCGGGCGTGGATGCTGAGATCGCGCTCGATTACTACTTCGAGCGAGGCCCGGCGATCGGATCGACGATCGACTGGGACACCGCCTCGACCCAGGGCAGCATGTTCGGCTATCTCGTCGCGATGGACATGGGACAGGACACCCTCAAGGGAGGTGCGAAGAAGGACTTTGACGAAGAGACCCGCGGCATGCTCCTCATCGAGCATCGGTGGGAGATCAACGACCAGTGGTCGGTTCTGCTCGACGGCGCGTTCATCTCAGACGAGACGTTCATCGACGGGTACTTCGAGTCGATGGGCGAGACCCGGCGCGAGTTCGCATCCAGCGCGACCGCGCGACGCCTCGGAGAGAACTCGCTGCTCACGATCCAGGCCAAGGGCAACATCAACGACTTCATCGCGAACGAGTATCTCACGCAGAGCCAGGGGTACAACGTCAGCAAACTCCCTGAGGCGACGTATGTGCGTGTCGCCGACGACCTGCTGCCGAACATCGCTCCGGGCCTTCTCTCGTACCACTCCGAGTACCGTCTCGGGCGGATGTCGATGCGATTCAGCGAGTCCACCGGCAGAGACCTCGGTTACTCAACGGTGGCCAAGTCGCAGCGTGCGTTCGGGTTCGGGCCCGACGCCTCGTTCGCGGACACGCTCGAAGATGCCGGGTATACCGAGGACGCCGTGATGCGTCTCGATTCACGCCATGAGATCGACACACGCCTTCGCTTCGGCGCGATCAACGTGCAGCCGTTCATGGTCGGACGGGTGACCGCTTACGACGATTCGTTCGACGAGTTTTCGCCCGGCAACGACGATGAGACACGGCTCTGGGGCTCGGTCGGCGCTCGCGCATCGACCTCGTTCCAGCGGGTGAACAACAGGATCGACTCCGCGTTCTTCGACATCCACCGCGTGCGCCATATCGTCGAGCCGAAGGTCACGTTCTGGACCGCCGGAACGAACACCGAGGCCTCGAATCTGCCCGTCTACGACGGAACCGTCGAGGACCTTGCAAACGGCACCGCGATGCGGCTCGGGCTCGACCAGACCTGGCAGACGCAGCGGGGCGGCGCGGGTCGATGGCACACGGTCGATTTCCTGACGCTCGACGTCGAGTACGCGACGTTCTCGGATGATGCGGACAGGAAGAGCCCCATCCGACGGTTCATTGATTATCGTCCCGAGTACTCGCAGCCCGGAGAGTTCTTCCAGATCGATGCAACATGGCAGGTGACGAGTGCCGTGGGCATCGGCGGCAACATGATCTACGACCTCGAACTCAATCAGCCGGCGCGGGAGTCCGCCGGCGTGACGCTCCAGCACAACCCCGACCTTACCTCGTACCTCGAGATGCGATATATCAACGTCGAGGACACCACCTTCGTGAACGCCGGTGCGATCGCGAGGGTCACACAGAAGTACATGGTCGGTGTCAACGTTGCCTACGACACCGAGCGTGGCGATTTCCAGACCACATCCCTCACTGTCTACCGCGAGATGCAGTCGCTCATTCTCCAGGGCCGTATCGGCTACAACAACATCACCGGCGAAACCAGCGGCGGGATCAACATCTTCCCCGTAGGAACCAAGGGGCGAGGCCTGCCCGTGCAGGCCGTCGGCGCGACGGATGTCCGCTACCTCGAACGCGAGACGGTTGTCCGCTGA
- a CDS encoding sulfotransferase, producing the protein MVTQNNPEGHTPRQTQPAGMRPTDARDRAIECYNSGRFQDAARFAQIALGATPANEGLLHILGASLVRIGSIERGTQILRKLCQGGCLHPEAWCDLANGLRALEDIDGSLNALDKALSLRPHFPPAVRGKVTLLHAQGRAADAAPIIDAAMQAHPTDVSCVLAFATISRELGRSAEAIDLLLRHLRGGTVPAPLARAAHTQLAHLLDAERRYDEAFEHAMLSAQAGGPIPAQDDFAQTIAQWNKARYNATPSTEITDPLPVLVVGMPRSGTSLVEQILTSHPEIGTIGESPALPRIEQHLRQNAWPLDEARRTAGQYLEMMRSRSPGKARVVDKLPGNYTILGPITKLLPGATIIHCVRDARDTCLSCYFQNFGSGHSYTRDLVALGQKHIAYQRLMRHWSTTIGISMLEVRYEELVEDLERVSRLMLAHVGVPWVPCVLNFHALKRHVRTASAGQVHRPLFTSSIGRWKHYESHLKPLLETLDQQPTP; encoded by the coding sequence ATGGTGACACAGAACAACCCGGAAGGCCACACGCCACGCCAGACGCAGCCCGCAGGGATGCGCCCCACCGATGCCCGCGATCGAGCCATCGAGTGCTACAACTCTGGACGCTTCCAGGATGCCGCTCGTTTCGCGCAGATTGCGCTGGGCGCAACTCCCGCCAACGAGGGGCTGTTGCACATCCTGGGCGCGTCACTCGTCCGAATCGGGTCAATCGAACGGGGCACGCAGATCCTGCGGAAACTGTGCCAGGGCGGCTGCCTTCATCCGGAGGCGTGGTGCGACCTCGCAAACGGGCTGCGGGCACTCGAAGATATCGACGGCTCGCTCAACGCCCTCGACAAGGCCCTCTCCCTGCGCCCCCACTTTCCCCCGGCGGTGCGGGGCAAGGTCACGCTTCTCCATGCCCAGGGACGCGCAGCAGACGCGGCTCCGATCATCGATGCCGCGATGCAAGCGCATCCGACAGACGTCTCGTGCGTGCTCGCCTTTGCGACGATCTCCCGCGAACTCGGACGTTCAGCCGAAGCGATCGACCTGCTGCTCCGCCATCTCCGTGGGGGAACGGTGCCCGCTCCGCTGGCTCGCGCAGCGCACACACAGCTCGCTCACCTGCTCGACGCCGAGCGACGCTATGACGAAGCATTCGAGCATGCGATGCTGAGCGCGCAAGCCGGCGGCCCCATCCCGGCACAGGACGACTTCGCCCAGACGATCGCGCAGTGGAACAAAGCTCGCTACAACGCGACACCCTCGACAGAGATCACCGATCCACTCCCAGTGCTTGTCGTCGGCATGCCTCGCAGCGGCACAAGTCTTGTTGAGCAGATCCTGACATCGCATCCCGAGATCGGCACTATCGGTGAGAGCCCCGCGCTCCCGCGGATCGAGCAACACCTCCGCCAGAACGCGTGGCCGCTCGACGAGGCCAGACGCACAGCCGGCCAGTACCTCGAGATGATGCGATCACGATCTCCTGGCAAGGCACGGGTCGTGGACAAGCTCCCGGGCAATTACACCATTCTCGGACCGATCACCAAGCTGCTTCCCGGTGCAACGATCATCCATTGCGTGCGCGATGCACGTGACACGTGCCTCTCCTGCTACTTCCAGAATTTCGGCAGCGGCCACTCGTACACGCGGGATCTGGTCGCGCTCGGGCAGAAACACATCGCCTACCAGCGACTGATGAGGCATTGGAGCACCACGATCGGCATCTCGATGCTCGAGGTACGCTACGAAGAACTCGTCGAAGATCTGGAGCGTGTGTCACGTCTGATGCTCGCTCACGTCGGCGTGCCGTGGGTGCCGTGCGTCCTCAACTTCCACGCCCTCAAGCGCCACGTCCGAACCGCGAGCGCGGGCCAGGTGCACAGGCCGCTCTTCACCTCATCCATCGGCCGTTGGAAGCACTACGAGAGCCATTTGAAGCCGCTGCTCGAGACATTAGACCAACAGCCCACTCCATGA